The following are encoded in a window of Cervus canadensis isolate Bull #8, Minnesota chromosome 11, ASM1932006v1, whole genome shotgun sequence genomic DNA:
- the LOC122449236 gene encoding LOW QUALITY PROTEIN: serum amyloid A-2 protein-like (The sequence of the model RefSeq protein was modified relative to this genomic sequence to represent the inferred CDS: inserted 1 base in 1 codon) yields the protein MKLSVGIIFCFLILGVSSQRWGTFLKEAGQGTKDIRRAYTDMREANYKDSEKYFHTXGNYDAAQRGPGSTWAAKVISDARENAQRVTDLFKCGDSGYGWEDSRADQFANERGRSGEDPNHCRAAGRPLASTKLY from the exons ATGAAGCTCTCCGTGGGCATCATTTTCTGCTTCCTGATCCTGGGTGTCAGCAGCCAGAGATGGGGAACATTCCTCAAGGAAGCTGGTCA agggACTAAAGACATACGGAGGGCCTA tactgaCATGAGAGAAGCCAACTACAAAGATTCAGAGAAATACTTCCACA CAGGGAACTATGATGCTGCCCAAAGGGGACCAGGGAGCACCTGGGCTGCTAAAGTGATCAG CGATGCCAGAGAGAATGCTCAGAGAGTCACAGACTTGTTTAAGTGTGGAGACAGTGGCTACGGGTGGGAGGACTCGAGGGCAGACCAGTTTGCCAATGAACGGGGCCGGAGCGGCGAAGACCCCAATCACTGCAGAGCTGCTGGCCGGCCTCTGGCCAGCACCAAGCTGTACTGA